DNA from Rubripirellula lacrimiformis:
CAGGTTGACCAAGGCCGCTTGCAGTTTGTCGCGATCGGCAAGGCAGATCGGTGACTTGGCAAGGATTCGGGTCGAGATCGCGATGGACTTCTTGACCGCATGGGCTTCGACTTGTTCGGCTGCCAAATGGATCAGCGGCAACAATTCCAACTCATGACGATTGGCAACCATCGAACCGGCTTCCATCTGGCTGACCGTCAACAATTGATCAACCAGTCGGCCCAATCGGTTGGCTTCGCTGTTGATGATATTGCAAAAATCTTTTTGTTGGTCGACTTCCATTTCCTCAGCGGCCACCAGCATCTCGGCATAGGCCTGCAGATTGCTAAGGGGTGTTCGCAGTTCGTGCGTCGCTGTCATCAGGAACTGGTCCCGCGCTTCGGTCGCCAGCGACTGCTGGGTGACGTCCGCCAGCACCCAGGCCAGCCCATCGACGTCACCGCTTCGTCCGGTCAAACGCGATCGCGTGATCCGCAACTGGATAGGTTCGGCAGCCCGTTTTAGCACACGACGACAATGCACCATTCGAATCGGACCAAGCAACCGTTCGATATCGACTTGGTCGGCGGCCGCATCTTCGGCACTCTGATCACTGGACGTTTCCGGCTCGGATGGGTCATCGGTTCCCGAGGGCCCGCCGCGCAAGGCTAACAAGCCCAGCAAATCGACGTCAGTATGATCTTTGCTTTCGTCAAGCTGCAGCAGCCCGCATGCAACGGGCCCCACAAATCGGATCAGACCGTTGATGTCGGTAACCACCCACGCGGTCGGCAATCCACGCATGGCGCGGGCCAACGTTATCGCTTCGCGGTCAAGCGTCGCAGGTGGACGCGACGATCGATCATCGACCGCAGCCGCATTGGATTTCAAGGAATCAAGCAATCCGTTCCAACCGTCGGCGATCGGGTCGCTGCCGATCACGGGACGGACCAAACGCACATCCGTCGACCCCACATCGTTTTGACAGCGGCGCAGTTCCGTTTCGATCGTCCGCAAAGTCCGAATCGATCCCATGGCGACCAAGCCGCCAACGCAGCACGCTGCCAGCGCGGTGATCCACAGCATCGAATGGACCGATGTCTGAACCGGAAAGACGCTTGCCGCAAACGTGCAGACCAGCACGCAAATCGAAACAGCCAAAGATGCCAAACCGACTCGCGTCGTCGACAACGGATAAGATCCGGCGCGGCGTTTTTTGGATGACACCGCTTGTTCGCCACCGATACTCGTTTCCCCCGATCGCCCCGCGATCATCTGAATCGCATCAGGCATTCGTGTGAACTCCGGAGTTGCCGTGCACCGATGCGATGCCCAGCGGGATGTGGGACGATTCTTTCACGTCCTGGCGAATGGCTTCCACCGCAGAGGTGATCAGATCGCTGAGACGTCGTGGACTGAACGGTTTGTGCATGACTTCGACCAAGTCGAATTTCTTTTTCAGCCCCTGGGTATCCAGTTCCAAACCCTTGGCTGTGCATAAGACGGTCGGGATTTTGCCGATCGATTTGTCATCGACAATTCGCTGCAACAGTTCCAGTCCGCTGCAAATGGGCATCTGGTGATCGGTGATCAGGAAATCGATGCCTCCCTTTTTCAGTCGATCAAACGCCGCAGCGCCATCACAGACGGCCTCGACAGCCAGTCCGGTGCGCGCGATCGTAAAGGTCAAAACTCGTCGAAAGACGGGATCGTCTTCAGCAATCAGTACGGTCGTTGCAGAGACGTTCATAATCTTTAACGTTGGAAGGCGTTGGAAACAGAAATCGTCATCAAGAGATAGAGAAGCAAGCAGTCGTCAAAGCGTTGGTTGGTCTACCAGTCGGAACCCAACGTGGCGTCGGCGACGTTCAGACGCAGCGATCCGTTGTGTGCCTTGTAGGCCCAACCGGCATCGACACCGACGTCCACCGCAGCATCGACGTCCGTCGTTGTCGCATCGTAGTGAACCCCTGGTTTGTTTCGAGCGGTGCCGACCATGGGTACCGGGAACGAACCGTTTAGCATTTCGCTCATGGCAACCGTCAAGTCAGTTGGATACGCTGCATTTCGAGCGCGATACATTTCGATCGCATTGCGCATCACAGCCAGCTGTTGGCGAGTGGTGTTTTCTTCGGCGGTCGAAGCGGTATCAAACATTCGAGGCGCGGCAACGGCAGCAATGATTCCCAGAATCAGAACTACGATCACCAGCTCAATAAGCGAAAAGCCTTTGCGGGATTTACGATTCATAACGGATCTATCAGTCTTGTTGGTTAGTGCTACACACCGCCGCCGGCGGATACCCAGCGGCATCACGAACAACGATGAGGAGGACGAAGGAATGCCCCTGACGAAGCCTTGCAGTTGCTTGGCTCAGCCTTCTCTACGGAACCCTACGATGCGACTTCTTGCGCACGGCTGCCTAAACGGCTTTTTCCGATACTTTTCCCCACACCATTGGGGGCCCCCTGTCGTGAGATTCAACACAACCGGAACTTCCGTTGAGGTTTGCAGCGAGTTGTCGACGTAGTTCGCAACTGACGGCGTCACTTTCGATGGCAGTCAGACCAATCGATGTTGCTCGGACGCATCAAGCGATGCCCTACCGAATCGGTCATGTGGCGTGGTTGCGACACGCCGCTGCAAAGGCGATAGCCGGTTCACGAAATTCAAAGCGTGGCCCAGACCGGCCAGTCGGCGGCAAACATCGACGGTCGATCATTCGATTCGCCGGCCGCCAACCTCACGATATGCCCTGGATCGCGGCAATCCATCGCCGACTGGCCGCGGACCGCCGCGACATCGTGGCTGATTCGCACAGCAATCCTCGCGATGGCAAACCGAGGAACCAGCAACTTCCCCGGCCGCCACTGGCCTGACCTTTGCGTAGTTCGACAGGCTGGGTGTCGTCGCCAACGGCACCTGGAATGTCGCCATGCCAGCCAGCCTGAGACCGAGGAATCTGATGCCAAACGAACAACACCCCCATCGGGACAGCAATCCATCCACCGCCCCGACGTCTTCAGCCCGCGCAAGCGGATCGTCATCACAGCCTGGCAAACGTTCCGAACATCGCCCCGTTCTGATCGTTATCTTTACCGTCGCCATCATCTGGTTCGCCGATCGCGCGTCGGCCGACCATCCGATTGCCGGTTGCAACGAATGCGACGCGTCGACTTTGGCCACCACGGTCGCAGGTCCGCAGGCGCCACACGTTCCAATCCAATTGGACGGTGAAACCTATTTTGTGCCCGCAGCCAGATTGCCCCACACCCTGCCGATCCCCAACGACGTTTACCGTCCGCAGTACGCAGAATTGTCTGGGGACTTGGCCAACTTCGATGCCGACGCGGGTCCCGACGGTTGGCGAGTTCGCGTTGTGCTGCGAAACCGATTCGATGAAGTCGTGGTTGCCGAAGCACGAGCCCAGTTTGAACTGGTCACTCGCGAGACGACATTGAAATGGACAGTGCCACTTCAATTTGATGCCACCGGCGTTGCCAGTGCTCGCCTGCCAACCAAGAACAGTGAAGAGAATCGTTTGGGATGGCATGCCCCCCAACGGGTCCGAAGATCCGCCTTGACGACGCGATCGGCATTGCAAGGTTTCGTCACCCCAGCGACGGCTGTTTTCGCATCACCGGCGGCGGTCAGTTTTGTTTCCCCCGCATCGCGATGGTCTGGCTATGGCCGATTCGATTCATTCACCAACAGCCGCGACCGGACGATCCCGGTCGATGCGTTGGCCAGCCGATTGGCAGGCCCCAACCTGGCTCGACTCAGCGTTCGCGTGTCTGTTCCTACCGTCGGAGTGCTGTCTGCGGAAACGTTTGTTCGTGCCCGACCGTCGTTCTTAGTTGACACTTGGGACACCGATCGATAGTCTTGGGTGAACGACGAGCAAACGATTGCCCGGGCCCAAAAGGTTCGGGCCGTTTTTTTGTAGGGTCGCTATTCGAAGACTTTTTTACACCGATTTTCAGCAGCTTCGGCCATGAATCCACAAGACATCCTCCGCTACGTCGACTCGCTCCATCGCGAGAAAAACATTGACAAAGAGTTGGTGTTTTTGGCGATCGAATCGGCACTGCAAACGGCTGCGAAGCGTCAGTACGGCGAAGAAGCGGACATCATTGTTCAGCTGGATCGCGAGAACGGAAAAATCAACGCGACCTTGGAAGGCGAGACGCTGGGCGATGACCAAATCGGTCGAATCGGTGCCCAGACCGCTAAACAAGTCATCATCCAAAAGGTCAAAGAAGCCGAACGCGACTCGTTGATGATCGAGTATCGCGAGCAGATCGGTGAAATTGTCAGCGGCATTATCGGCCGCGCCGACGGCGGCGTCGCGACGGTCAATCTGGGCAACGTCGAAGCCATCCTGCCACGCAGCGAACAGATCCCTGGCGAAACCCTGCATGCCGGCGAACGCGTCCGAGCCGTCGTGTTCGAAGTCCGGGCAACCGGCAACCGCGTCCGCGTGGTGCTTAGCCGAACCCGCCCCCAACTCGTCCAACGTTTGTTCGAACAGGAAATCCCCGAGCTGGGCGAAGAGATCATCGCGATCCGATCCATCAGCCGCGAACCTGGATATCGAAGCAAGGTTGCCGTCAGCAGCGTCGACACCCAAGTCGACCCCATCGCCGTTTGCGTTGGTTACCGCGGCAGCCGAATCAAGGCCGTTCGCGAAGAACTTGCGGGCGAACACATCGACGTGGTGCGGTACAGCGACGATCCGGAAATCCTGATTCCCAACGCCCTGCAACCCGCCGAAGTCGAACAGGTGTTGCTGTGCGACATGATCGGCCGCGCGATCGTGCTGGTCCAAGAAGACCAACTTTCGCTCGCCATCGGCCGCCGTGGCCAGAACGTCCGCCTGGGCAGCAAGCTTTGCGGGTGGGATATCGAAATCATGACCGGCGGCGAACTGGAAGAACAGATCGAACGCGCCGTTGCCGGATTCAGCCAAATCGACGGTGTCACCGAAGAAATCGCACAAGCATTGGTCGAACAAGGATACCTATCCTATGACGACTTGTCGGTGATCGAACCGGACCAGTTCATGGAAATGAGCGGGCTGACTGCCGAACAGGTTGACCATATCGTCGAAGTCGCCGAACAAATGGGGCAGGAAGCCGAACAGGCTGCTGCGGACGAACGACGCAACCGACGCGAACGAGAACAACTGCAGAAAGAAGCCGAGGCTGCCGGAATCGCGGAACCGAAAACACCTGCACCGGAAACACCTGCACCGGAAGCAGCGGCGACTGAAGAAGCGGCTCCGGAAGCCGAAGCGGCGGAAGCGGCAGCTGACCCTGAGGCCGAATCTGCAACCGATGCGGTCGCCGAAGCGGCTGAATCAGATCCCGTAGCGGAATCGGCCGAAGCAGCCACCCCCTCCACCGAGGGCACAGATTCCTCGGAAACCGAACCTCCAACCGCCGACAACCAAGACGCATCAGCAGCCGATTCATCGGACGCTGAAACCGAGTCCGCGTCGTCCGAAAAGAGCTAACGTTCTGCTCAGGCAACCCTCTGGCGATCCCGTCCGAGCGGAAAAGTTGCTACGTTCCGACACAAAGTTGGTTTCTAGACCTCTTCGTGGACGCACTTTTTCGCTATTGTACTGAGACGTTGAACCCGGCGCGGTTCCGGAGTGTCGTTGTAGGATTCCCGCTGAGGCTGGTTTTCAAGGCAGATTTGCCTGTAGACTAGTCACTGGCGATGGAGGAATAGGTTTATGTGACCCACCCAAATTTTCTGAACCCGGCCCCGCGCAGCCCGGCCCGACCCGATACCACGTGATGGTATGGGGAAGCACGGTCGAGCACCCCCCGCACTCACGCAACAAAACACAACGCAAGCGTGGCGGGTTCCCAATCGAATCGACAGGATTTTCACCCCGTGCCCGCACGCATTTACGCGCTCGCAAAAGAACTGAACCTCGACAGCAAAGAGCTGGTTGACATCGTTAAGAAGGTTGGGATTACCGGAAAGGGTTCCGCCTTGGCCAGTTTGACCGACGACGAAACAACCCGAGTCCGAGAACACCTCGCAGGTGCCGCTGCCAAGCCGGCTGCGCCGAGAGCTTCTGCTGCACCGGCACCCATGGGCGCCGTCCGCGACTCTGTTGTCCCAGCGGAACGCAAGCCGGTTGCGATCAACGTCGGACGATCGCGATCGCGGCCCACCAGCGCTAAAAGCGACTCGGGGCCCAAGAGCGATCCTGCTCCTGCACCGACCAAGCCAGCGGTCGAAGAAACGCCCCAGGTTCAGCCTGAACCGGTTGCCAAAGCGCCGGAAGCACCAGCCGCCAAGGCTGACGCTGAACCACCGGTCGCCGAAACTCCGACCGTGGCGAAAACCGAATCCAAACCTGCGCCGCTTGCCAAGCCTGCGGCACCCCAGCGGCCGGCTCAGCCCATGTCTGCCGAACGTACCGCAGCGGCCATGGCCAAGAAGCCCGATTCGCCGACCCCACAGCGGCCTGCACCTACCGCGCCGAAAGCTCCTGAAGCACCGGCTGGTAAGAAACCAGGTTTCGCTAGCCGGATCGCAAGTCGCATGGCGGCTCGCAAGGGAACATCGTCACCCACCGAAGCGGTAGCACCGATTCGGCGCGACCCGACCGTCGGATCCAATAAGGTCCGCTCGTTGGACCGGCCTGCTGCCAGTGGCGATAAAAAGCCCAACGACGCGGCCAAAGCCAAGCGACGCGAACCACGCATCAACGTCAAGATGGCCTCGCTGCCCGAAGTCAGCGAACAGGCCGTGCCGAAAGCCGCCAGCGGCGAACCCAAGGCACAAAAGCCGGACGTCAAACTTAGCCCGGACGCGATCGCTGGTCACCGCCAAGGGATGCGTGCCCCGCTAGAACAACTGGCCAAAGAAGACGACGAAAAGAAGCGAGCAGCCAAACGCGGCAGCGGACTCGCTGGCTTCACCGGCGAAAAGAAACGCGGCACGGTCAAAGAAGAAGAAGAGAAGCCTCGCAAGAAGGGATTGGCCGGAATGGCCAGCCCGCGAGCCGAACGGGGACGTGGCAAATCACGCGGCCGCGTTTCGATGGACGGTTCTTTTGACCGCTCGCGACAATACCGATCCAACCGTGGGTCACGCCGCAAAAACATCAACACCGCGGCACCACGTAAAGATGCCGTCGTGCTGGAACTGCCATGCACCATCCGATCGTTCTCCGAAGCAGCCGGCGTTTCCGTCGGTAAAGTCCTCGGCACAATGATGCAGATGGGATTGCAAGGTGGTGTGAACATCAACTCGCAGTTGGATCTGGAGTCGGCCGAAGCGGTCGCCGCCGAGATGGAACTGACGATCGAGCTGAAGGCGACCGAAACGCTTGAAGATTCGCTGATCTCCGAACTCGAAGATCGCGAAGACGGTGCCGAAACTCTGGTCCCACGTGCCCCGATCGTGACCTTCCTCGGTCACGTCGATCACGGCAAAACAAGTTTGTTGGATTACCTGATCGGCATCAACGTCGTCAAAGGCGAAGCCGGCGGGATCACCCAACACATTCGTGCCTACGAAATCGACAAAGACGGTCGAAAGATCACCTTCGTCGATACACCTGGTCACGAAGCATTTACCGAAATGCGTGCTCGTGGTGCAAACGTCACCGACATCGCCGTTTTGGTGGTCGCTGCCGACGACGGCATCATGCCGCAAACTGCCGAAGCGATCAGCCATGCCAAGGCGGCCGGAGTGCCGATCGTCGTTGCACTGAACAAGATTGACTTGGAAGGCGTCGACGAGAACCGCATCCTGACTCAATTGACCGAACATCAATTGACGCCTAGCGAATGGGGCGGTGACGTCGAAGTTGTCCGAACCAGTGCCACCAAGGGCACCGGGATGGACGAACTGCTGGAAACCCTGCTGACGGTTGCCGAGCTGAATGAATACTCGGCCAACCCCAATCGCGAAGCGATGGGCGTCTGTATCGAATCGGAACAACAAGGCGACCGCGGTGTGGTTGCCAAGTTGGTTGTCCAAAACGGCACACTGCGTGTCGGCGACGTGCTGGTTTGCGGATCGGCCCACGGACGCGTCCGAGCGATGAACAGCACATTGAACAACGAACCGATGACCGAAGCGGGCCCCAGCACGCCAGTCAGCGTGATGGGCTTCGACGAAGCACCGGGTGCCGGCGAACGGTTCCACGTTCTTGATGACATCACCAAGGCTCGTGAAATCGCCCAAACGCGGGCACACGCCAGCAGCCAAGAATCGCTCTCTGGCATCAGCACGAAGGTTTCGTTCGAAAACTTCCAAGAGATGCTTCAGGACGGAACCATCGGTGTTCAAGCCGACAAGGTTCGCTTGAACATGATCATCCGTGCCGATGTGAAGGGTTCGCTCGAAGCGATCGAAAAAGAACTGACCAAGCTGGACCACCCCGAGGTCGAGATCCGAGTGCTGCAGAAGAGCGTCGGTGGCGTTTCGCTAGCCGACGTTACTCTGGCTTCGGCTTCCGATGCTGTGATCGCCGCCTTCAACGTCGTCCCCGACGAACAAGCACGTGCGATGGCAGACGAACGCGGTGTCGAAATTCGGCGTTACAGCGTGATCTATAAGTTGACCGACGAGATTCGGGAAATGATCGAAGGTCGCCTGAAACCGGAAGAACGTGTCGTCGAACTCGGACGTGCGGTCGTCAAACAGGTCTTCAGCATCAGCCGTGTCGGCACGATCGCCGGTTGCTATGTGGTCCAAGGTTTGATCCAACGCGGTTGCCGTATTCGCGTCACCCGTGACGGTCGAGTCATCGGCGACTATCCACTCGATTCGCTGAAACGGATCAAGGACGACGCCAAGGAAGTTCCTCGCGGCATGGAGTGCGGTATTCGTTTGCAAGGTTTCAACGACATCAAACAAGACGATGTTCTGGAAGCTTATCGAATCGAAGAAGTTGCCCGAACATTGGATTGATCCAGTTGTCGGCTTGAATCGAGTGCCGAAGCGGCACGAAAGCCGAATCCACCCGCATCGGGTTGATTCGGCCATTTCGTCACCAACGGCACTTCGATCACCCCTGCGGTGTCTG
Protein-coding regions in this window:
- a CDS encoding sensor histidine kinase — translated: MPDAIQMIAGRSGETSIGGEQAVSSKKRRAGSYPLSTTRVGLASLAVSICVLVCTFAASVFPVQTSVHSMLWITALAACCVGGLVAMGSIRTLRTIETELRRCQNDVGSTDVRLVRPVIGSDPIADGWNGLLDSLKSNAAAVDDRSSRPPATLDREAITLARAMRGLPTAWVVTDINGLIRFVGPVACGLLQLDESKDHTDVDLLGLLALRGGPSGTDDPSEPETSSDQSAEDAAADQVDIERLLGPIRMVHCRRVLKRAAEPIQLRITRSRLTGRSGDVDGLAWVLADVTQQSLATEARDQFLMTATHELRTPLSNLQAYAEMLVAAEEMEVDQQKDFCNIINSEANRLGRLVDQLLTVSQMEAGSMVANRHELELLPLIHLAAEQVEAHAVKKSIAISTRILAKSPICLADRDKLQAALVNLVGNAVKYTPEGGEVVLRLAADDRWIRIDVEDNGPGIPEDEQEKVFEKFYRCVGTREAVEQGNGLGLAFAREIARLHGGDLELRSSVGEGCVFTLRLPVMNRSAITI
- a CDS encoding response regulator, with amino-acid sequence MNVSATTVLIAEDDPVFRRVLTFTIARTGLAVEAVCDGAAAFDRLKKGGIDFLITDHQMPICSGLELLQRIVDDKSIGKIPTVLCTAKGLELDTQGLKKKFDLVEVMHKPFSPRRLSDLITSAVEAIRQDVKESSHIPLGIASVHGNSGVHTNA
- a CDS encoding type II secretion system protein encodes the protein MNRKSRKGFSLIELVIVVLILGIIAAVAAPRMFDTASTAEENTTRQQLAVMRNAIEMYRARNAAYPTDLTVAMSEMLNGSFPVPMVGTARNKPGVHYDATTTDVDAAVDVGVDAGWAYKAHNGSLRLNVADATLGSDW
- the nusA gene encoding transcription termination factor NusA, encoding MNPQDILRYVDSLHREKNIDKELVFLAIESALQTAAKRQYGEEADIIVQLDRENGKINATLEGETLGDDQIGRIGAQTAKQVIIQKVKEAERDSLMIEYREQIGEIVSGIIGRADGGVATVNLGNVEAILPRSEQIPGETLHAGERVRAVVFEVRATGNRVRVVLSRTRPQLVQRLFEQEIPELGEEIIAIRSISREPGYRSKVAVSSVDTQVDPIAVCVGYRGSRIKAVREELAGEHIDVVRYSDDPEILIPNALQPAEVEQVLLCDMIGRAIVLVQEDQLSLAIGRRGQNVRLGSKLCGWDIEIMTGGELEEQIERAVAGFSQIDGVTEEIAQALVEQGYLSYDDLSVIEPDQFMEMSGLTAEQVDHIVEVAEQMGQEAEQAAADERRNRREREQLQKEAEAAGIAEPKTPAPETPAPEAAATEEAAPEAEAAEAAADPEAESATDAVAEAAESDPVAESAEAATPSTEGTDSSETEPPTADNQDASAADSSDAETESASSEKS
- the infB gene encoding translation initiation factor IF-2 is translated as MPARIYALAKELNLDSKELVDIVKKVGITGKGSALASLTDDETTRVREHLAGAAAKPAAPRASAAPAPMGAVRDSVVPAERKPVAINVGRSRSRPTSAKSDSGPKSDPAPAPTKPAVEETPQVQPEPVAKAPEAPAAKADAEPPVAETPTVAKTESKPAPLAKPAAPQRPAQPMSAERTAAAMAKKPDSPTPQRPAPTAPKAPEAPAGKKPGFASRIASRMAARKGTSSPTEAVAPIRRDPTVGSNKVRSLDRPAASGDKKPNDAAKAKRREPRINVKMASLPEVSEQAVPKAASGEPKAQKPDVKLSPDAIAGHRQGMRAPLEQLAKEDDEKKRAAKRGSGLAGFTGEKKRGTVKEEEEKPRKKGLAGMASPRAERGRGKSRGRVSMDGSFDRSRQYRSNRGSRRKNINTAAPRKDAVVLELPCTIRSFSEAAGVSVGKVLGTMMQMGLQGGVNINSQLDLESAEAVAAEMELTIELKATETLEDSLISELEDREDGAETLVPRAPIVTFLGHVDHGKTSLLDYLIGINVVKGEAGGITQHIRAYEIDKDGRKITFVDTPGHEAFTEMRARGANVTDIAVLVVAADDGIMPQTAEAISHAKAAGVPIVVALNKIDLEGVDENRILTQLTEHQLTPSEWGGDVEVVRTSATKGTGMDELLETLLTVAELNEYSANPNREAMGVCIESEQQGDRGVVAKLVVQNGTLRVGDVLVCGSAHGRVRAMNSTLNNEPMTEAGPSTPVSVMGFDEAPGAGERFHVLDDITKAREIAQTRAHASSQESLSGISTKVSFENFQEMLQDGTIGVQADKVRLNMIIRADVKGSLEAIEKELTKLDHPEVEIRVLQKSVGGVSLADVTLASASDAVIAAFNVVPDEQARAMADERGVEIRRYSVIYKLTDEIREMIEGRLKPEERVVELGRAVVKQVFSISRVGTIAGCYVVQGLIQRGCRIRVTRDGRVIGDYPLDSLKRIKDDAKEVPRGMECGIRLQGFNDIKQDDVLEAYRIEEVARTLD